The following are encoded together in the bacterium genome:
- a CDS encoding DUF4037 domain-containing protein, giving the protein MSDPLSGMSQEQAALVRDQVGALAEVSGIQAVVLAGSFARGRARTDSDIDLGLLYSDEQAPDLEMIRGLAARWHDSPRPVVTELYEWGPWVNGGAWLTVSGQRVDWLYRNLEQLERVIEEADAGRFEDHYLQQAPYGFLSVNYQADLLACRVLHDPLGRIARLKLRVLNYPEPLRASIVRQRLRDVEFGIESFARPAAARADVYYSVGCLTRCAAFLVQALFALNRVYQSDQKTALDEIEEFDHQPADFRRRIDDLLANPGADAEHLSRSVRSLEALFRETASLSGDLYQSGAA; this is encoded by the coding sequence ATGAGCGATCCGCTCTCTGGAATGTCGCAGGAACAGGCGGCGTTGGTTCGCGATCAGGTCGGTGCGCTGGCCGAGGTTTCGGGGATCCAGGCAGTCGTTCTGGCGGGTTCATTCGCGCGCGGCCGAGCCCGGACGGATTCCGATATCGATCTCGGGCTCCTGTACAGCGACGAGCAAGCACCCGATCTCGAGATGATTCGCGGTCTCGCGGCGCGCTGGCACGATTCTCCCCGGCCCGTAGTGACCGAACTCTACGAATGGGGCCCCTGGGTGAACGGGGGCGCCTGGCTGACGGTATCGGGACAGAGGGTCGACTGGCTCTATCGCAACCTGGAGCAACTCGAACGTGTAATTGAGGAAGCGGATGCCGGACGCTTCGAGGATCACTATCTGCAGCAAGCTCCGTACGGATTTCTCAGCGTCAACTACCAGGCCGACCTGCTCGCGTGTCGAGTGCTCCACGATCCGCTGGGACGCATCGCTCGCCTCAAGCTGCGGGTGCTGAATTATCCGGAACCGCTACGCGCGAGCATCGTGAGGCAGAGATTGCGCGACGTCGAATTCGGGATCGAGTCGTTCGCTCGCCCGGCGGCGGCCCGCGCAGACGTGTACTACTCAGTCGGGTGCCTCACACGCTGTGCCGCCTTTCTGGTCCAGGCGCTTTTTGCGCTCAATCGCGTGTATCAATCGGATCAAAAGACGGCACTCGACGAGATTGAAGAATTCGATCATCAACCCGCGGATTTTCGGCGCCGCATCGACGACCTGCTAGCCAACCCCGGTGCCGACGCCGAGCATCTGAGCCGTTCGGTCAGGTCCCTGGAGGCGCTGTTTCGCGAAACCGCGTCTCTCTCGGGAGATCTCTATCAGTCCGGGGCCGCTTGA